Below is a genomic region from Medicago truncatula cultivar Jemalong A17 chromosome 3, MtrunA17r5.0-ANR, whole genome shotgun sequence.
actctctccgtcccaaattgtaagacgttttgggcatttcacagatattaagaaatgtaattaatattgtgtggaaaagagatattatgagttgttttacaaaattgtcctcaataaatgatatgagaaagataaatgaaggaattgaaagaagagaaagtaataaatagttaagaatataataggaaaagtaacattaatttttcattggtattgtaaagcgacatataatttgggacaaatattttttctaaagtgacatataatttgggacggagggaatatAAAAAACccatattaattaaaatcattcaatattgttgacaattgaaaaagaaatttgacaaaatcttGAACTCTACAACAATTGTCCAAAAAATGTCAACAAATCTTTCCACTTCATTAAATGTATGTGAGAGTGTCTCTTGGATGGTTGTCGTCAACTATATGACATGGAAAACAATGGTGTAAAATACAAGATGCATATTTGTGcaaagaatgaaaataataatattcatgaaGGAAGGTTATGGATAAATCCGAGActctattttcaaatttttgcaTTTGCCTATCTCTTTATATGTTCTCATGTCTTAAATTGTACTTATATTTCTACAGATCCTCATCTCTATATATATTGTATGTCTTGAGACACAACATGAGTTTTAGTTTCATATGGTAGAAAGTGTATGACAATCTTACGTATATTGGTTTCTTAGTATATATATACAACCTCAAATAGTGTCATCCTTTTGGAAATATGAAATGCGATATGAGAAATGTTAAGTATAGCGAACCAAAATTTAACGAACAACTCACaaattgattcatttttttcttaaacttTTTGGTAGAAAACATGACTCCTTTCATTCACCTCTTCAAACaccatttctctctctctctctctcccctcttTTGTTCATATCTTCTTCATTCTCTGGGTTGGAGAGCATGTTTTGGGATCTTTGGATTCGGTGGgcagaaaatattaaaataaaaccagACGAGAGATGTGATTCAAGTTGAAGAATCGATAGttatcaaagaaagacacaacaAAATCTTGAAGAATTAAAAGATCGAACCAAAATGTGATGAAAATCACCAATGGCCAATTcacaaaaatgatgaaaaacaagcatagaataaaaaaagtttcaaaGAAACCACAAAAAACTTGAAGAAATCATGAATAAATAAGCAAATAATTGCTGCAaagtgttgtgaattcgataaaaaaatcacaccaataattttattttttttgaaaacttggTATCCGATTCAAGAATCTACTAATTCGAGgagaccaatcccaccgcccacttgcggagGTCCCGTTTAAAGTCAGAGCGAGCTCTGTATgaacttagcccaccgaaattggcaccagagggaatcgaacctgagacctatGGAGTCTCAAAACTGCACCCAAAATCATGGCTCGATTTCTTCAAATTGATGCCCGATTTTGACAGATTTCTGATCCtgaattttgagtcactttcacaACACAAAGTAAATGAACAACGATGAAGATCATCGATGAAGATGAATTGTTGCGGAAAAATGCATAAATGAGAAACAATTATGAATCAATTAGGATCGTAACCAACTTTCTCTCatgagaaagaagagaaaatctGATACCATACTACTATGAACGAAGCAAATAGAATGAAAGTAAAATGTTTTCATTGATTGAATGTTTACATCctatatttatatacaaaattacaaatcatATCTAGAAACTAACTAAGGTGTGTTATCGTATTGGATACAAAGACATGTAGTCACAAGCAAACTTAAACAATAAGTAACACTGCGTATCAAAACATCGAGGTGTGTATCGAAACATTAGGTGTAGAACTAAGTGCATtgtaataacaacaataacagcCAAACCTTAACACATGAAATGGATGAACTAAATAAACAaagattttagaaaatcatctcACAAAATCAAATATGATTGTGAActatataaaacaaaatgtaGGATGAGAGAACTCATAACTCCTACtaacaaataaatgaaaaacaattgtcaaaaaaataaataagtaaatgaaaaaaaagatagcTATTTCTCAAGTTGTGGAATCCATCGAtcaatcattaattaattaacaataacCCATGAAGCCATAAAATAAGTAATGCTTAACATATAAAGTTGCAACTAAATTATATGTTGAAGTGACATAGCGAATGCCAACATTCTAATGTCTATTCTTTCaacgaacaaaaaaaaatccggTGTCTATACAAGTTGTCATCAAACTCTCAACATTGTTTGAAGCTTCCCACACAAAGTTGATGTTTTCAAATCTCTAAAACTATAAAAGAATCACTTTTGAATTAAGTCATAAACAATAAAACTTCGGATTTAATATTTCTCATAAGcaatattcaaacataaaagGAACCATTTTATTCAAACATCGACAAACGACTTATCATAAGCAAGATTCTTTAATCTTACGATCTGTTACTATTTTTTgaacattttattaattggaTCCATcgaattttaatatatttttttttttaggtgcaCTCCCAGATTATTATTGAGCCATGTGGTATCACACATACTAAACATGCTCACTTCCAAATTTACATGCAAGAGATAGTAAGTAACAGTTAAATTCATGTTCCTTTCATtctctaaaaattattttcgtATGACTATTACCTTCTTTTAGTCCTTCCATTCCCTTCTCTCTTCATAAACATATATCGCAACAAAAActttcatcatttttatttgttttttcttttcattttgttatctttcaaaaacttgtgatcttttttcatttttgttctattgttttttaatgagTTTGTGTCGTTTGTTCTCCATAGCTGTTGTTGCACTTGGGTTGTTTAAGTGCTTTGTGAActctttatttacttttgttgCACAAGTGTttcaaaattttacttttttttgttaattgtttattcaTAAATCCATGctactataatcaattttttattttttaattagtaaaaATTTAACAATGAATCTTCCATCTtcaccaaaaataaaacttaatcaTCCACAGTTATTTAACCCGCCAcgttgtgtttttattttattttattaattctaCATTTAGAGTGTTTTTTAGAATAGCATTTAGAGTTTATAATATGTTAGTtacataatgttttttttattacgctaacgtttgaaaattatgaatgatattttttatgaaattttgatttttattaaaagtaaaattttaaatgtttgttgctttcaaattataacaaactaaattaaccatgtttatctatttcaatgacaccaacaatataataaaatatattatctaaattcttatctttGTAATGATAAACAACAatcattattatagaaaaattgtttaatagtataattgggataatgaaaatgTCATTccaaaatctcatattttctttatacatggatatactcatctagtttgttacactttttaaaggaTAATGGAAAAGATTGGGCATATAATCATATCTTGTTTGTTacgcttttattttaatatttgaattttctcttatctatttgttacatgtgctATTTATATTAAAGTCAATGGtaaatttgaaaagagaaaatgtcGATCCAAAAgaaccaaaatatattattttctttatatatagtatatataggTTTTGACGAAACTAACATCCATTCTAACTCTAATATATTTTGTCttcattttaattcaaatatgtgTCCCTATTACAAAAGTTTATTACATTCATTTCACTCAATGAAAATTCATcacattcattttcttctttttacaaaaaaataataatatccctacataataataataataataataataataataataataataataataataataataataatataataataataataataataataatatataaggttctataaaaaaaaatagtatatatagttTATAACGTTGccttttatatttaaaagagTTTCCCATACTCTTTACTTCTTTCTTGAGTTTCcttctctcaattttcttatctttcaattctttttcgTGTAAAAAAATCGTTGTGAAATAGAGAAGGTCATACAGAAAAAATATCTTCCTCTTGGAAACTGTTTGCTGGGAGGAGAAGACTCGATAGAAAATGCCTTCAAGATTCTTCGCCAAAGCCTAgtgaagagttttttttttttttgagcaatagGGAAgagttaaaaatattaaatttgaattgaCTAACACTGTTAACGAGATGATTATACCTAACCTTTATTTTGTTCTATGTCATGTTGCCccaatttaatttaaagtaaacAGACTTTATAAACACTTTGAAGTTGTATCTTATGAAATTGGATCCGTTGTTTTGGATTAGAAATTATGGTTGTTTATGTTCATGGTTTTAATGAATTAGTAATGCaatttattgaaatttgaataatgtaagttgtttggttttgtgTTCATTTTCAGccaatacaaatatttttattgtccctatataaaaatctaatatGGTTCAACGGGGATAAATTTTGCGACAATAATTATGATTGCACCACAAAATTTCTATTACCatagttttgttttgaattatttacTATTAAATAAGCACTTACACCGTCGGtttcaaatatttaactttaaacTAGTcctaaaaaagtttatttagttGACAACAATGGTAGTCTggtaagaattttgaattttacataaaaaaaaaaactagcatcAACAATGCGAGTCTCGAGTATGGAATGAAGAATACATTCTTTGCCAatagtgatttatttttatttttttttctgattcgAATATGACaatttcaaattaatatttttttttaagaagttaaattaaccCATCTAAATTAAATCACAAAGATAGATGATAAAAGTTTGCAGACATGATTGAAAAACATACTTATCAACAATACTTCAacattctttcaacaaaaaaaaaaaacaatacttcAAGATATTTCATACTCAAACATCAAGTCACAAATGAAACGTTTTAACAGAGGAAACCGCCTAAGAAATTGTGTGTGACTAGATGTTAGTTGGAGTAGTTGCTAGAGTAAAATGCACAATCATTACACTTCCCACGATCAGATTTGAAATTCGGTAAAGTGTTACTTTTACTTCacctaaaatgtaaaatttaaaattcttttCAAAAGTGGCATTTGCGGGGGCCCTGTTACACACAAAATTCGAATAAACATTTTCATGCGAGTTAGGCTCATTTCCTCCGAAGACCAAGataaactattttacttcaagtGCTAGAGCTTGAAGTCATTATTTCAAATTCACATTTGAAGAAGGTTAGATACAAAAGTTCAGCactatttgaaatttgaaattgtatAACTTCTCATAATTTCCATATCAAATTGTGTTGAGGAATTCTTTCCAGTAGCATCTAATGGTTTTTAACATTTAAAGTACACGAATAAGATTTGCAAGAGAAGACACGATTTGCAAGAGAAGACACGTGATACTCATGTGTTATAGGAGTTGGTTCATTAGTCTTTTCTATAAAAAGCCGAATCAAACTTCATGCAATAGAGTTCATTTCTATTCCAAATACTTACATACTAGATGACACATCCACTtacaaaataatacattttattgGTTGTTGAActcatatttataataatacaaatttcttttttatcttatttactactttctgcatttttttctttatattttcacttttatttagaAACATGTTTCTTGCAGTATAAACCAAGACTTGTGGTATTAAATCTATGAACTAAAAACATGTTTCAAAAACATAGATCAGTCTTTCAAATTCATTTATtggaaataattattttcatgcCAACAAATTGGCACACCTAGTCAGACATTAGTTTGAGATAgttaatatcaaattttcatgttATAAGAATCGTACAGAAAATGGCTAATCCTTACGGAAAAAGAAATgccaattaataaaataataacgaAATCAATTTAAATGAGGATGAACAAGATCTAAGCATGCCTTGAAATGTTGGTCCAATTCCTCGCCAAGAATTACCTACGAATCTTGTAACTAGTTAAGTTTGGACTGATTAAGTGACAAATCTATCAATTTGAAGGACAATCCTACAGATTACCACCAGAATGCATTCCTCATATCATGAGAAACAATCTTCCAAAATTGACATCAGAGAAAATCGAATGAGATTTCGATTAGAGGCGGTGGAATTTGATTACACCATATTAGTACaagtaatgatattttttgaagaaatcaaactAATCCACCAAAATTGACACCTCAGAGAATCAAACTAGAGATTTCAAGAGGAGTACACTCCAAGGTTCCAAGTTAAGACCACCTAACCACTAACCAATGCAAGTGAGTTATGATGGTTATATGCATGGATTTGTAGGGAATCATATTGCTCCTTCTTTTACTAACACCACTTTAGAGTCTTTTAGACAACACATAGAGGATAGCAAATATGATTACTAGTCATATGATCATTGTTTTTAATCCAATGATTAAAAATAACACTGCCTCGTATCAGGCATCGACCAAACATATGATCTAAATAACAAATGTATTTGGCGATACAATGCCATCAAATATCGTATTACTgacattttcatatttaaatttcttttttaaatatgaatttgacTTGTGTTTTTACACattaatttgatgttttttaacacattattttcaattattttatcaCAGCAATGGTATTTAGTATAGTAGCAAGaccaaatataataaatttatgtGCACTCCAAATTATTAAGCCATGTGGTATCACACATACTAAACATGCTCACTCCAACATTTGCATGCAATGGATAGTAACAAACGGTCAAATTCATGTTCCTTTCATTCTCTATAAATTATTTTCGTATGAATATTACCTTCTTTTAGTCCTTCCTTTCACTTCTTTCTTCAAAAACATATCTTAACAAAGATCCGGTATTtgctttttcatcttcatttttatttgttttttccttttctttttgttatcaCACAAAAACTTGTGATATTGTTCcatttttgttctattttttttaatcagtttGTAGTTTTTGCAAAGGTAACGAGTTTGTGAACTCTGTTTTCTTTGGTTTTATTCTCTgtatgttgataaaaaaaaattgttaatgttTGTGTGCTTGAATTAATCTTTGCTTGCTGAGTTTATCTTTTTGGTGGTTAATGTTTTGTTTGGTATAATTTTTGATTGATCTTTTTTATGAAGTTTGCATATAAAAAACCCAATACATTGTGATTAATTCACCATAGGAATTGATATTCGAATTATCACATTGCATTAAGGCATTGGGTTAATGGTTTCTCTTGCTTATATGTTGCTCAACCTTAACTCTTTCATTCAATGTGGGACTTTAACTCACATTAGACCTATCACAACAACTAGCATGCATATCTCCAACTCCAATATCttcattttaattcaaatatatgTCCCTATTTACTTACCTTTTGTTAAGCCTTAATTCATCTGTTACTCAATTCACAATTGATTATAGGAAGGTGTTTTATGGCTGAGTTTTCTTGGATGTTCATATATATAATAGTAATACATGTATTGTGAAACATGTTGAAGTTTGTACTAAAATGGCACATTACTCTAAAACTTCACTCAAATTTAGCCTCAACTATTATGCATGATGTTGTCCATTAAGcttatcttctttttcttttcatagtAAGTTAGTATTTAATCGCTTTCTAGTGACAAGAATACCCAAAATTTTGATCTTATTTTCAGCAGGATCTAAGAAATGGAATACTCATTGAACAATGAGGAAATGAGAAAGACATTGAATTCAAACCATGTGCCCATGGCCAGGAGAGGTCTTGGATCCAAGGGAGCCAAGATACAACTCTTAGCGAACCATTTTCGAGTTGGCCTGAGCAAGAATGACGGCTACTTCTATCACTACAATGTATGTTCTTCTCATTCTCAAAATATATCATGTTTCGTTGTGTATGTGCATATGTGAAAAACATACCTATTCATGATTTCTAACATCATAAATAATCAAACATTGTTGTTTAGGTTGCTTTATGTTATCAAGATGGACATGCGGTTGAAGTGAAAGGAGTTGGGAGAAAAGTCATTGACAAGCTTTGTGAAACATATGATGTATTAAGAAACAAGAATTTTGCATATGATGGCGAGAAAAGTTTATTCACTCTTCGTTCTCTACATCATAAAAAGCAGGAATTCATTGTTGTGTTAGAGGAAGTTTCATCAACGAGGTAAATGCTAATGATTTCATAGAAAATATGCGATTGTGTTGATACATTTCTTTGTTAGCCAAAAACACCGACTCATATCACATGCTTGTTTTTAAGAGTTGGAAGCAACCCTTCTGAAGCAACCAAGAGAATGAAGCATCAATCTCGGTCCAAAACATTTAAGGTTGAGATTAGTCATGTATCTAAAATTCCGTTACAAGAAATTACAGATGCCTTGAGAGGTCAGGAATCTGAACACTATCAGGAAGCATTTAATTTCCTTGACACAATACTGAGGCAGAATGCAGCAAAACAGTATGTCCAAATAAACAAATCTTagatcctttttgtttttgttctatCTCAGACAGTGAAATAatatgattgttgttgtttggttCATCCTTGAAGTCATGTTTGTTTATCTAGACTGCTTTTATTCTAGGGGATGTCTCCGTATTCATAAATCGTACTTTCACGATAATCAAAAGAATATTACAAACCTGGAAGGTGGTATTCAATGTTGTCGTGGCTTCCATTCGAGCTTCAGAGTCACACAAAGAGGTTTATCTCTCAATGTTGGTAAGTTCTTCTAAGAACTTCTTAAACATGAGAAAAGataagaaatgaagaaaagtgattatcattgaatgaatgaatcagTTACAGATTGTAGTATATATGCAAGCTAGAAATGACACCTCATCATAACTAACTTATAACTAACTAAATGTAATCTAAATGCAACTGAAATTTACATTCAAATGATATAGCTTGCGCTATAAGCTATCTCTGACTTGTATTGCAAGCTTGTTCTTCCTTCTCATTTTTAGTTTGTGCTATTAGTTCTTAAGTGAAAATCTTTACAATTTATGCTAGATTGATTGTTGTTTTCtaattttcaccattttttatGCTTGATTGATTTTTTGTCTTATATCAAAGATGTGTCAACTACATTACTTGTAAAGCCTGGTCCTGTAGTGGACTTCCTTCTCCAgaatcagaatgttcagaaacCAAACTTGATTGATTGGACCAAGGTTATATTGCTCCTCCATCTCGAAGTAGAGGTTTGATGTTTCTGTGTTTATGAACTATGATTGTTTAAATCATTGTTCAATTTAGGCAAAAAGAATGTTGAAAAATCTTAGAATCAAGGCTAACAATACACAACGCAAAATCACTGGACTAAGTGAAAAGTCCTGCATGACACAAAAGTAAGATTTTTTGTGCCTTCTACTCCTAAATGTAAgttatgtttggataaacaacttaatcaagcGTTTATaacataagtgcttatcatagAAGTACTAATGTATAAATTGTATGATATAAGACAAAAACGTGAATTGAATATCATGAAGGTCTTAGGGCAACATTTGTATTTAGCTTCCGCCCTTAAATCATGCGAATTGAATATTTCTAATTCTAATAAAAATGATGATTCTTATTTTGTCTTacagttttttatttaaacatgGAAATGATGCTAATGGTGAAGTGCAGTCAAGTGAAATAACAATTTATGAATACTTCAAACGCCACAAAAAGATTGAACTTTGTTATTCTGTTGATATGCCATGCATCAATGTTGGAAAACCAAAGAGGCCAATTTATTACCCTATGGAGGTGATACAACAAAagtctattaaatattttatcctacgaaaaatatatataaattgtttttttttttttttttacagttatGCACATTAGTCTCATTGCAGCGATACACTAAGCCGTTAGCGCATAAACAAAGGGCTCAACTGATATTGGAATCAAGGACTAGTCCTCGTGAAAGGAAAGAAGCTTTGCAATATGTTAgtgaacttaaaaatgatttgatcaattcattttattttaacatgcATGCTATATGAAGTTTTAAATGGTTGTTAATGTTCTTGCAGTCTTTAAGAAACAGCAGATATGGCGATGAGCCTATGCTTCGCTCTTTAGGGATTACTATCGAACCTTCCTTTACACAAGTTGACGGTCGTGTCTTGCAACCTCCGACAGTATGCGTTATTAtgagtttgttacaatttttttgttaaagtataatatttttcaatccattgtttaattgttttgttgtgccaatatttttttctacagCTTATTGTTGGAAGGGGACAGAACTTTTGTCCCCGAAATGGGAGCTGGAATTTCAATGATAaggttgaatttttcttattgttattttttattgatgtcATTATAGTTGAaccaaatatgaattttttatctaatattaagcttcatatatatataccaGAAACTAATTGAACCTGTGAAGATTAAGCGTTGGGCAATTGTAAACTTTTCGTCACAGTGTGATACGAAACATTTGTGCAGTATGATTAAAAAATGTTCTGAAATGAAAGGGATGGTAAGTTTTTTTAGTAGCAAATACATTTTTGTGATGTCTACTCCACTTGTGTTTCAAATTCTGGTTTCTTTTGTAGCTCATAGATCCTCCGTTCGACATATTTGAAGAGGATATTCGCCATAGGAATGAGTCGCCATTTGCGAGGGTTGCAAGAATGTATGAAATGGTAAAGGCCAAGCTACCTGGACCCCCTACGCATCCTCTAGCTCAGCTTCTTTTGTGTATTCTTCCGGTTAGCAGGAATTGTAACATTTATGGTAGGAGTTAACAAAATTCATTTGAATGgttattttttcattgttcCAATGTCCTAGTGTCACTCGTTATTCGTTAAAAAATCCtaataaaatatgtaatatATAGGTCCTTGGAAAAGAAGATGTCTTGTTGATGAAGGGATTGCAACACAATGCATTGctccaacaaaaattaatgatcATTACATTATTAATGTTCTATTGAAAATTAATGCAAAGgtaatgcatatgttttatgtTTAATCTTGTTTTGTGGGGTTGCTTCAATAAAAACTTGAATAAAAAGGATGTTCATGAAGATTACA
It encodes:
- the LOC11428002 gene encoding protein argonaute 4A; the protein is MRKTLNSNHVPMARRGLGSKGAKIQLLANHFRVGLSKNDGYFYHYNVALCYQDGHAVEVKGVGRKVIDKLCETYDVLRNKNFAYDGEKSLFTLRSLHHKKQEFIVVLEEVSSTRVGSNPSEATKRMKHQSRSKTFKVEISHVSKIPLQEITDALRGQESEHYQEAFNFLDTILRQNAAKQGCLRIHKSYFHDNQKNITNLEGGIQCCRGFHSSFRVTQRGLSLNVDVSTTLLVKPGPVVDFLLQNQNVQKPNLIDWTKAKRMLKNLRIKANNTQRKITGLSEKSCMTQNFLFKHGNDANGEVQSSEITIYEYFKRHKKIELCYSVDMPCINVGKPKRPIYYPMELCTLVSLQRYTKPLAHKQRAQLILESRTSPRERKEALQYSLRNSRYGDEPMLRSLGITIEPSFTQVDGRVLQPPTLIVGRGQNFCPRNGSWNFNDKKLIEPVKIKRWAIVNFSSQCDTKHLCSMIKKCSEMKGMLIDPPFDIFEEDIRHRNESPFARVARMYEMVKAKLPGPPTHPLAQLLLCILPVSRNCNIYGPWKRRCLVDEGIATQCIAPTKINDHYIINVLLKINAKLGGMNSFLLTEFKHSIPLFSKIPTLVIGMDVSHGSQGQSEALSIAAVVSSRCWPQISRYKAVVRTQSSKVEIVQSLFKPVSDTKDDGIISELLKDFQTTSGVKPQQIIIFRDGVSESQFNQVLNIELNEIIKACKCYDESWCPKFTLIVAQKNHHTRFFKANSPQENVSPGTVIDNTICHPKDNDFYMCAHAGRIGTSRPTHYHVLYDEIGFSADNLQEFVHSLCYVHQRSTNAISIVAPIYYADLAAAQIAQFIKYDESENLSSHNEFISQIPTELPRLHERVADSMFFC